A genomic window from Hyla sarda isolate aHylSar1 chromosome 10, aHylSar1.hap1, whole genome shotgun sequence includes:
- the LOC130293847 gene encoding heat shock protein 30C-like: MFPLSLLQPSHSPLCVQPPLTLWPAASHIIFGQLEDDMRNMGNDLERRMQRVNQAYQLLDMDMRRRAALSPRPEGESSSVRKEGKENYELTLDIGGFSPEELTVKTEGRRLIVSGKRDKKKEDEHGGYFHEYREWRREAELPEDVNPEDLLCSLSKDGRLTVEGQQNLPETQNSKPHGEQNPLEIQNNQHNGEQNPRRSRTANLMENRTPTEIENNQPYGEQKEDPSNS; the protein is encoded by the coding sequence ATGTTTCCTCTCAGCCTCCTCCAGCCCTCGCACAGTCCTCTGTGTGTCCAGCCTCCCCTCACCCTCTGGCCGGCAGCCTCACACATCATCTTCGGGCAGCTGGAAGACGACATGAGGAATATGGGGAACGACCTGGAGAGGAGAATGCAGCGGGTCAACCAGGCATATCAGCTCCTGGACATGGACATGAGAAGAAGAGCCGCCCTGAGCCCACGTCCTGAGGGCGAATCCTCCTCCGTGAGGAAGGAAGGGAAGGAGAACTATGAGCTCACCCTGGACATCGGGGGCTTTTCTCCTGAGGAGCTGACGGTGAAGACAGAAGGCAGGAGACTGATTGTGTCCGGGAAACGTGACAAGAAGAAGGAGGATGAGCATGGCGGCTACTTCCATGAGTACAGAGAGTGGAGGAGAGAAGCCGAGCTCCCGGAGGACGTGAATCCTGAGGACCTGCTCTGCTCCCTGTCCAAGGATGGACGCCTCACTGTAGAGGGGCAACAGAACCTCCCAGAGACCCAGAACAGCAAACCTCATGGAGAACAGAACCCCCTGGAGATCCAGAACAATCAACATAATGGAGAACAGAACCCCCGGAGATCAAGAACAGCCAACCTCATGGAGAATAGAACCCCCACTGAGATCGAGAACAACCAACCTTATGGAGAACAGAAGGAAGATCCAAGTAACTCTTGA
- the LOC130293996 gene encoding heat shock protein 30C-like, with amino-acid sequence MFPLSLLQSSHSPLCVQPPLTLWPAASHIIFGQLEDDMRNMRNDLERRMQQVNQAYQILGMDIRRRAAQSPRPEGESSSVRKEGKENYELTLDIGGFSPEELTVKTEGRRLIVSGKHEQKKEDEHGGYFHEYREWRREAELPEDVNPEDLLCSLSKDGRLHFHGPRWALPPAPERAIPITVEGQQNLPEIQNSLCNGVQNLLAIQNSQLHGE; translated from the coding sequence ATGTTTCCTCTCAGCCTCCTCCAGTCCTCTCACAGTCCTCTGTGTGTCCAGCCTCCCCTCACCCTCTGGCCGGCAGCCTCACACATCATCTTCGGGCAGCTGGAAGACGACATGAGGAATATGAGGAACGACCTGGAGAGGAGAATGCAGCAGGTCAACCAGGCATATCAGATCCTGGGCATGGACATAAGAAGAAGAGCCGCCCAGAGCCCACGTCCTGAAGGCGAATCCTCCTCTGTGAGGAAGGAAGGGAAGGAGAACTATGAGCTCACCCTGGACATCGGGGGCTTTTCTCCTGAGGAGCTGACAGTGAAGACAGAAGGCAGAAGACTGATTGTGTCCGGGAAACATGAACAGAAGAAGGAGGATGAGCATGGCGGCTACTTCCATGAGTACAGAGAGTGGAGGAGAGAAGCCGAGCTCCCGGAGGACGTGAATCCTGAGGACCTGCTCTGCTCCCTGTCCAAGGACGGACGCCTCCACTTCCATGGTCCTCGTTGGGCGCTGCCACCTGCTCCAGAGAGGGCGATACCCATCACTGTAGAGGGGCAACAGAACCTCCCAGAGATCCAGAACAGCTTATGTAATGGAGTCCAGAACCTCCTGGCGATCCAGAACAGCCAACTTCATGGAGAATAA